Proteins encoded together in one Centropristis striata isolate RG_2023a ecotype Rhode Island chromosome 6, C.striata_1.0, whole genome shotgun sequence window:
- the LOC131973854 gene encoding caldesmon-like, translating into MDDDFDRRMELRRQRREQMRLETETGCTNDDNEEEAREQRRRAREERKKMRESGDTDVIDTNSVTESSITADTEGADDDQVLLERLAKREERRQKRMKEAMERQKELDPTIGTTNGTDSTLEEQSSIDSSRQRHTEEDEEEKPAQEEVAETDTNSWRKEEEDKQEDEKESVEESRIASTRNEEETEEKSAATEEEVDQPDSGKKDAEEEAVPDVDKEEEERKEKEDEERRQKEIEEKLRIEEEERQKREEEKLKKEEEERQQKEMEEKLRIEEEERQKREMEEKAKEEEEGEMKKREEEKQRKEMEERLRKEEEEKLKKEKEEKQKREMEERQKKEEEDKRKKEMEQKKKKEEEEKQKKELEEKKKKEEEEKQKKKELEDKKKKEEEEKRKKEAEEKKKKEEDDKRKKREMEEKKKKEEEEKPKKFGFKDKNEPAKLNSGLFENKLKKTEKTTRDNVPSSKASDAERQEADRKLQELKRRRNDAESEDFEKMKLKQQDAEVELEELKKKREERRKIMEEEEKQKKQEQEEKKAKEQEEKKRMKEEIEKRRAEAAEKKKQKEEESTKPVFAISPKGSSKIGEKAEFLSKSAQKSTAGRVSHTPIVSKIGNRMEQYASAVQGNKDGKSARSPMADIPTGGARSIKSMWEKGNVGGAAESPSPVSKELAGIKGGVSGRVNSWMAKPPEAEKTAAPAPAPAAAPAAAASPAAAAKPADVKPSDIGNKRGMWETKKSSAPAKVAVGVRSKFR; encoded by the exons ATGGACGATGACTTTGACCGCCGCATGGAGCTgaggaggcagaggagagaGCAGATGCGCCTCGAGACTGA GACTGGTTGCACCAACGATGATAACGAAGAGGAAGCTCGGGAGCAAAGGAGACGTgcgagggaggagaggaagaagatgagAGAGTCTGGAGACACTGATGTGATTGACACTAACAG TGTGACGGAGTCTTCCATCACAGCCGATACTGAAGGTGCAGATGATGACCAGGTTCTGCTGGAGCGCCTGGCGAAGAGGGAGGAGCGCCGGCAGAAGAGGATGAAGGAGGCCATGGAGAGACAGAAGGAGCTTGACCCCACCATTGGCACCACCAACGGCACCGATAGCACACTGGAAGAGCAGTCCTCCATCgacagcagcagacagcgacacacagaggaagatgaggaggagaaacCAGCCCAAGAGGAGGTGGCAGAAACTGACACCAACTCCTggaggaaagaggaagaggacaaGCAGGAAGATGAGAAG GAATCTGTTGAAGAATCAAGAATAGCGAGCACAAGGAATGAG GAGGAGACTGAGGAGAAATCTGCAGCAACAGAAGAAGAGGTTGATCAGCCCGATTCAGGAAAGAAAGATGCTGAAGAGGAAGCTGTTCCTGATGTTGacaaggaggaagaagagaggaaggagaaagaAGATGAGGAAAGACGGCAAAAAGAGATAGAGGAAAAGCTGAGGATAGAAGAGGAGGAAAGGcaaaaaagagaggaggaaaagctcaagaaagaggaggaagaaaggcagcaaaaagaaatggaagaaaagctgcggatagaagaagaagaaaggcaaaaaagagaaatggaggagaaggccaaggaggaggaggagggggaaatGAAGAAGAGGGAAGAGGAAAAACAACGAAAGGAAATGGAAGAGAGGctgaggaaagaggaggaagaaaaactgaaaaaggagaaggaggaaaaacaaaagagggagatggaggagagacagaagaaagaggaggaggacaagcgAAAAAAGGAGATGgagcaaaagaagaagaaagaagaagaggaaaaacaaaagaaagagctggaagagaagaagaaaaaggaggaggaggaaaagcagaagaagaaagagctggaggacaagaagaagaaagaagaggaggaaaagcgGAAAAAGGAGgctgaggagaagaagaaaaaggaggaggacGACAAGcgtaaaaagagagagatggaggagaagaagaagaaagaggag GAGGAGAAGCCAAAGAAATTTGGATTTAAGGACAAG AATGAACCAGCCAAACTGAACTCAGGGCTCTTTGAGAATAAACTTAAGAAAACAGAGAAGACAACAAG GGATAATGTTCCCTCCAGCAAGGCCAGTGACGCGGAGCGCCAGGAGGCCGACCGTAAGCTGCAGGAGCTGAAGCGCCGGCGAAACGATGCAGAAAGCGAGGACTTCGAGAAGATGAAGCTGAAGCAGCAGGACGCAGAGGTCgagctggaggagctgaagaagaagagagaggagaggaggaagatcatggaggaggaggagaagcagaagaaacaggagcaggaggaaaagAAAGCCAAAGAACAG gaggagaagaagaggatgaaggaggagaTAGAGAAGAGGAGGGCGGAGgctgcagagaagaagaaacagaaggaGGAAGAGTCTACAAAACCTGTCTTTGCTATCAGTCCCAAAGGCTCCTCAAAG ATTGGCGAGAAGGCAGAATTCCTGAGCAAATCAGCCCAGAAAAG CACTGCAGGGAGAGTGTCTCACACTCCAATTGTCTCCAAGATAGGCAACAGAATGGAACAGTACGCCTCTGCTGTCCAG GGAAACAAAGACGGCAAATCCGCAAGGTCTCCGATGGCAGATATTCCTACAGGAGGCGCACGGAGCATCAAGAGCATGTGGGAGAAAGGAAACGTTGGCGGTGCCGCTGAAAGTCCATCTCCTGTCAGCAAG GAATTGGCTGGTATCAAAGGAGGCGTGTCCGGACGTGTCAACAGCTGGATGGCAAAGCCTCCAGAGGCAGAGAAGACCGCAGCACCTGCACccgcaccagcagcagcaccagcagccgCAGCATCACCGGCAGCAGCAGCCAAGCCAGCA GATGTGAAGCCAAGTGACATCGGTAACAAGCGTGGCATGTGGGAAACCAAGAAGAGCTCTGCACCTGCCAAG GTGGCAGTTGGAGTCAGGAGCAAGTTTCGCTAA